In the genome of Tuberibacillus sp. Marseille-P3662, one region contains:
- the rplB gene encoding 50S ribosomal protein L2, which yields MAIKKFKPTSNGRRHMTASDYSEITTDQPEKSLLEPLSKKAGRNNTGRMTVRHKGGGHKRKYRIIDFKRNKDGIPGRVATIEYDPNRSSNIALINYADGEKRYILAPKGLEVGHQIMAGPDADIKVGNALPLKNIPVGTVVHNVELRPGKGAQLVRSAGSESQILGKEGKYVLVRLTSGEVRMILETCRATIGQVGNLEHELINVGKAGRSRWQGKRPTVRGSVMNPTDHPHGGGEGRAPIGMPSPVTPWGKPTLGLKTRKRNNPSNKYIVRRRGKKKKK from the coding sequence ATGGCAATTAAGAAATTTAAACCTACATCGAACGGTCGACGTCATATGACCGCATCCGATTATAGTGAAATCACAACGGATCAGCCTGAGAAATCTTTGCTTGAGCCACTTTCGAAAAAGGCTGGGCGGAATAATACAGGTCGTATGACGGTTCGTCATAAAGGCGGCGGTCACAAACGTAAATACCGTATTATTGATTTCAAACGCAATAAAGATGGTATACCAGGTCGCGTTGCTACGATTGAATACGATCCGAATCGCTCTTCGAATATTGCGCTAATCAATTACGCTGATGGTGAGAAACGATACATTCTTGCACCAAAGGGTCTTGAAGTTGGTCACCAGATTATGGCTGGACCTGATGCTGACATTAAAGTCGGTAATGCTCTACCATTGAAAAACATTCCGGTAGGTACAGTGGTTCATAATGTAGAATTACGTCCTGGCAAAGGTGCGCAATTAGTTCGTTCAGCTGGATCAGAATCCCAGATTCTTGGTAAAGAAGGTAAATATGTTCTTGTTCGCCTCACTTCAGGAGAGGTTCGCATGATTCTTGAAACATGTCGTGCAACAATCGGTCAAGTTGGTAACCTAGAACATGAACTAATTAATGTGGGTAAAGCTGGCCGCAGTCGTTGGCAAGGCAAACGTCCGACTGTTCGTGGCTCTGTTATGAACCCAACAGATCACCCACACGGGGGCGGTGAAGGTCGTGCGCCGATTGGTATGCCATCACCAGTTACACCATGGGGCAAACCAACTTTGGGTCTTAAAACACGGAAACGCAACAATCCTTCTAACAAATATATAGTACGTCGTCGTGGCAAGAAGAAGAAAAAATAA
- the rpsS gene encoding 30S ribosomal protein S19, which produces MGRSLKKGPFADDHLMKKIETQNENSEKRVIKTWSRRSTVFPEFIGHTIAVYDGRKHVPVFITEDMVGHKLGEFAPTRTYRGHAKDDRKTRR; this is translated from the coding sequence ATGGGTCGCAGCCTTAAAAAGGGACCTTTTGCGGATGACCATTTGATGAAAAAAATCGAAACACAAAATGAGAACAGTGAAAAGCGTGTTATTAAAACATGGTCGAGACGTTCTACGGTTTTTCCTGAATTTATCGGTCACACAATTGCGGTGTATGATGGCCGTAAGCATGTACCCGTATTTATTACTGAAGACATGGTCGGGCATAAACTAGGTGAATTTGCTCCGACTAGAACCTATCGTGGACACGCCAAAGACGATAGGAAAACAAGACGTTAA
- the rpsC gene encoding 30S ribosomal protein S3 translates to MGQKVNPIGLRIGVIRDWESKWYADKNYADYLHEDIKIREYIDNRLKEAAVSAVEIERAANRLNITIKTAKPGMVIGKGGSEVEALRQSLNALTGKKVHVNIYEIKQPDLDAQLVAQNIARQLENRVSWRRAQKQSITRSMRVGAQGVRTMVSGRLGGADIARAEDYSEGTVPLHTLRADIDYGAAEADTTYGKLGVKVWIYRGEVLPTKGSNNEEGGN, encoded by the coding sequence TTGGGTCAAAAAGTTAATCCGATAGGTCTTCGAATTGGAGTTATTCGTGATTGGGAATCCAAGTGGTATGCAGACAAAAATTATGCTGACTACTTGCATGAAGACATTAAGATTCGTGAATATATTGATAACCGTTTGAAGGAAGCAGCTGTATCTGCTGTTGAGATTGAACGTGCAGCTAACCGCTTAAATATTACCATCAAAACGGCTAAGCCAGGTATGGTCATTGGTAAAGGCGGCTCAGAAGTAGAAGCATTACGTCAATCACTCAACGCATTAACTGGCAAAAAAGTACACGTAAATATTTATGAAATAAAACAACCTGATCTTGATGCACAACTTGTTGCTCAAAATATTGCCCGTCAATTGGAAAATCGTGTTTCATGGCGCCGTGCTCAGAAACAGTCGATTACTCGCTCAATGAGAGTCGGTGCTCAAGGTGTTCGTACGATGGTTTCTGGTCGTCTTGGTGGGGCAGATATTGCTCGTGCAGAAGATTACAGTGAAGGTACAGTGCCACTTCATACACTTCGCGCTGATATTGATTATGGTGCGGCAGAAGCCGATACAACTTACGGTAAACTCGGTGTAAAAGTATGGATCTATCGTGGCGAAGTCCTTCCGACGAAAGGATCGAATAACGAGGAAGGAGGCAATTAA
- the rplV gene encoding 50S ribosomal protein L22, translating into MEAKAVAKQVRIAPRKARLVVDLIRDKEVGEALAILKNTPKAITPDVEKVLKSAIANAEHNYEMEPNDLYINKAYVDEGATLKRFRPRAMGRAGRINKRTSHITIFVTEKKEG; encoded by the coding sequence ATGGAAGCTAAAGCAGTCGCAAAGCAAGTGCGCATTGCTCCTCGTAAAGCTCGTTTAGTTGTCGATTTGATACGCGACAAAGAAGTCGGCGAAGCTCTTGCGATTTTAAAGAATACGCCAAAGGCCATAACTCCAGACGTGGAAAAAGTGCTGAAATCAGCTATCGCTAACGCTGAGCACAACTATGAAATGGAGCCAAATGACCTTTATATTAATAAAGCATATGTAGATGAAGGTGCTACTTTAAAACGATTCCGTCCACGGGCAATGGGACGTGCAGGTCGTATTAATAAACGCACAAGTCACATTACAATTTTCGTAACCGAGAAGAAGGAGGGATAA
- the rplW gene encoding 50S ribosomal protein L23 yields MKDSRDVIKRPVITERSTEQMVDKKYTFIVDRRANKSEIKRAVEEIFSVGVSKVNTMNYNGKPKRFGRYFGYTAQYKKAIVTLTPDSKELEFYEGV; encoded by the coding sequence ATGAAAGATTCACGTGATGTTATTAAGCGCCCGGTTATCACTGAACGCTCAACTGAACAAATGGTTGATAAGAAATACACATTTATCGTTGATCGTCGAGCTAACAAAAGTGAAATTAAGCGTGCAGTTGAAGAGATTTTTAGTGTTGGCGTGTCTAAGGTTAATACGATGAATTATAACGGGAAACCAAAGCGCTTTGGTCGTTATTTCGGATATACAGCGCAATACAAGAAAGCCATTGTTACTTTGACGCCAGACAGTAAAGAACTTGAATTTTACGAAGGTGTCTAA